In Cryptococcus gattii WM276 chromosome A, complete sequence, one genomic interval encodes:
- a CDS encoding Hypothetical protein (Similar to TIGR gene model, INSD accession AAW41208.1; CNA07100) has protein sequence MSPRTSISSKILATGAKNNDENTVMDEYDGRTRNARAQKRHREKQKARVKALEESVQLLTAQLEDARRQLGQLPFSGISHLPLSAHSSELSQLQAENRYLREENADQRRQLYALRVTYGGPPDASTTADLGASPPLRQGTSHSNRPRPLTNPIFSATNNDGASSASTPGEDSHRRAMSSSVRPLSAPSASPYLSSSAAFGDLRSHSLSHSGNISAAQPAGSADQAPVSMTQIESRYPVRYESYPYPQNPPLHGPPRPQAVFGVEPPDYSRGSQRNEGIWGQESSPPFVGTALSYPSVNFQNSPGMQTADSWRQAQQ, from the exons ATGTCACCAAGGACTTCCATTAGTTCAAAAATCCTGGCTACAGGTGCCAAGAATAATGACGAAAATACAGTTATGGACGAATACGACGGCCGTACGAGAAACGCGAGAGCGCAGAAGAGGCATAGGGAGAAACAGAAGGCGAGGGTAAAAGCG CTCGAGGAGTCTGTTCAGTTACTTACTGCCCAGCTGGAGGACGCTAGAAGGCAACTTGGCCAGCTTCCTTTCTCTGGAATTTCACATCTTCCTTTGTCTGCCCATTCATCCGAGTTGAGCCAACTACAAGCGGAGAATCGGTATTTGCGTGAAGAAAATGCCGATCAGAGAAGGCAGTTGTATGCTCTGCGGGTGACCTACGGAGGACCTCCAGATGCCTCTACTACTGCCGACCTTGGTGCTAGTCCCCCTCTTAGGCAAGGCACTAGCCATAGCAATCGACCGAGACCTTTGACAAAT CCGATTTTTTCCGCAACCAACAATGATGGTGCAAGCTCAGCATCT ACGCCAGGTGAAGACTCTCACAGGCGAGCGATGTCTTCCTCTGTACGTCCGCTCTCA GCACCTTCTGCGTCACCTTacctttcttcttctgctgctTTTGGAGACTTGCGATCTCACTCCCTTTCACACTCTGGAAACATCTCTGCTGCTCAACCTGCTGGATCAGCGGACCAAGCCCCAGTAAGCATGACTCAGATCGAGTCTCGATACCCCGTCCGATATGAATCTTATCCATACCCTCAAAACCCTCCTCTCCATGGGCCGCCACGGCCTCAAGCAGTGTTTGGGGTTGAGCCTCCTGATTACTCACGCGGAAGTCAGCGTAACGAGGGGATCTGGGGCCAAGAG TCCAGTCCTCCATTTGTGGGGACGGCGTTGAGTTATCCTTCAGTCAACTTTCAAAACAGCCCAGGCATGCAAACGGCCGATTCATGGCGTCAGGCTCAACAATAA